In Vibrio tritonius, the following are encoded in one genomic region:
- a CDS encoding MacB family efflux pump subunit produces MSEALLDIRHVYRSFAAGEEQLIVLNDVNLTIERGEMVAIVGASGSGKSTLMNILGCLDQPSDGQYFINGQDTSKMDSDQLARLRREYFGFIFQRYHLLGDLTAMGNVEVPAIYAGYDKKSRQERASALLQRLGLDDRMDHKPNQLSGGQQQRVSVARALINGGDVILADEPTGALDSKSGTEMMQLLQELHQVGHTIIIVTHDKKVAQYADRIIEIKDGEILSDTVTKETAIELNGDKGPQHTSRNTLTSSKRLFDGFWEALKMALLAMSNHRLRTFLTMLGIIIGIASVVSVVALGNGSQQAILKNIQSMGTNTIDIMPGTGFGDRRSGRIRTLTDQDAAALKNLSIIDSVTPYISTSVTLRYSSQAVTATVQGVGPEYFRVRGYELAYGQFWDDESVSDIAQEAVIDNNTLKSIFPDENPLGKVIFAGNLPVRIIGVTKAKESAFGNSDSLNIWLPYTTVSSRMLGQHYLNRITVRVDEKTPSEAGEQAIISLLKMRHGTQDFFTINTDTIQQNIQKTTQTMTLLISAIAVISLIVGGIGVMNIMLVSVTERTREIGVRMAVGARQGDILRQFLIEAILVCLCGGALGIAVAYLVGIIIAVSGSSFTMVYSTTSIVSAFVCSTLIGVLFGYLPARNAAQLNPIDALARE; encoded by the coding sequence ATGTCTGAAGCTTTACTTGATATTCGACACGTTTACCGCTCTTTTGCCGCCGGCGAAGAGCAGCTTATCGTCCTCAATGACGTCAACCTCACTATTGAACGTGGTGAGATGGTGGCAATAGTAGGTGCCTCAGGCTCAGGTAAATCAACCTTAATGAACATCCTCGGCTGTCTCGATCAACCGAGTGATGGACAATATTTCATAAATGGTCAAGACACATCCAAAATGGATTCTGACCAATTGGCTCGTCTGCGCCGAGAATACTTTGGTTTCATTTTCCAGCGCTATCACCTACTGGGTGATTTAACTGCGATGGGAAACGTTGAAGTTCCTGCTATTTACGCGGGATACGATAAAAAATCGCGTCAAGAACGTGCTAGCGCCCTACTTCAGCGCCTTGGTTTGGATGATCGTATGGATCACAAACCAAACCAATTAAGTGGTGGTCAACAGCAAAGGGTATCCGTTGCACGTGCGTTGATTAACGGCGGCGACGTTATTCTTGCCGACGAACCAACTGGGGCATTAGACAGTAAAAGCGGTACTGAAATGATGCAACTGCTGCAAGAGCTGCATCAGGTGGGTCACACCATTATTATCGTTACCCACGATAAAAAAGTAGCTCAGTACGCGGACCGTATTATTGAGATCAAAGACGGTGAAATACTCAGTGACACTGTCACGAAAGAAACCGCCATCGAGCTTAATGGGGATAAGGGGCCACAACACACCTCGCGCAATACCCTTACCAGTAGCAAACGTCTGTTTGATGGTTTTTGGGAAGCGTTAAAAATGGCGCTGTTGGCAATGTCTAACCACCGTCTGCGCACCTTCTTAACCATGCTTGGAATCATCATTGGTATCGCTTCGGTCGTTTCAGTGGTCGCACTAGGAAATGGTTCGCAACAAGCGATCTTGAAGAACATCCAATCGATGGGGACCAACACCATTGATATCATGCCCGGAACCGGCTTTGGTGACCGGCGGTCAGGGCGTATTCGCACGCTCACTGACCAAGATGCTGCCGCTCTGAAAAACCTGTCGATTATTGATAGCGTCACACCATATATCAGTACCTCTGTTACTCTGCGCTATTCCAGCCAAGCAGTAACCGCCACCGTACAAGGGGTTGGACCAGAGTATTTTCGCGTGCGCGGTTACGAGTTGGCTTACGGCCAGTTCTGGGATGACGAAAGCGTGAGTGACATCGCGCAAGAGGCTGTCATCGATAACAATACGCTTAAATCGATTTTCCCTGATGAAAACCCACTTGGAAAAGTCATTTTTGCTGGTAACTTACCCGTGCGAATTATCGGTGTTACCAAAGCCAAAGAGAGTGCATTTGGTAACAGCGACTCACTCAATATTTGGTTACCTTACACCACCGTAAGTTCTCGCATGTTGGGGCAACACTATCTAAATCGTATTACGGTACGTGTCGATGAAAAAACCCCAAGTGAAGCGGGTGAACAAGCGATCATTTCCTTATTGAAAATGCGCCACGGTACACAGGATTTCTTTACCATAAATACCGATACCATCCAGCAAAATATCCAAAAAACCACGCAAACCATGACACTGCTGATTTCTGCTATTGCGGTGATTTCACTGATTGTAGGGGGCATTGGGGTAATGAACATCATGCTGGTGTCAGTTACCGAACGTACCCGTGAAATCGGGGTGCGTATGGCTGTTGGCGCTCGCCAAGGGGATATTTTGCGTCAATTCCTGATTGAAGCCATTTTGGTTTGCTTATGTGGTGGTGCTCTGGGTATTGCCGTAGCTTACCTTGTAGGTATCATCATTGCTGTTAGTGGTAGCAGCTTCACTATGGTGTACTCCACCACATCGATTGTCTCTGCGTTCGTCTGCTCAACCCTAATTGGGGTGCTGTTTGGTTATCTACCAGCGCGCAACGCAGCACAGCTTAACCCTATCGATGCACTGGCTCGGGAGTAA